From a region of the Raphanus sativus cultivar WK10039 unplaced genomic scaffold, ASM80110v3 Scaffold1229, whole genome shotgun sequence genome:
- the LOC108836923 gene encoding uncharacterized protein LOC108836923 — protein MSERSEDDRNRVRSSKVTVNESSQVNSSSRIYYYGGASVPFLWETRPGTPKHSLFSESFRRPPLTPPPSYYSSSSGNKLSKVRPKQTRFVKTFFNGKHHVSRPSFSWSSTTSSSSSSSSSSSSPRSKIVHRAKTCYLSCSRSYVKDDDEEEIGLSSPTSTLCYKRGFTSSMGSMKRALSSVLSYRSSRNDLRLI, from the coding sequence ATGTCTGAAAGATCAGAAGACGACAGAAACAGAGTCAGATCCTCAAAGGTAACCGTAAACGAGAGCTCGCAGGTCAACTCATCCTCGAGAATCTACTACTACGGCGGAGCTTCCGTGCCGTTTCTGTGGGAGACACGGCCAGGCACACCAAAAcattctctcttctctgaatcatTTCGTCGTCCGCCACTAACGCCGCCTCCATCATAttactcctcctcctccgggaACAAATTGAGCAAAGTTAGACCGAAACAAACTCGTTTCGTGAAGACTTTTTTCAACGGGAAGCATCACGTGTCTCGTCCTTCGTTTTCTTGGTCGTCTACGACGTCTtcgtcttcatcttcttcctcctcttcctcgtCTCCTCGGTCTAAAATTGTGCATCGTGCTAAAACATGTTACCTTTCTTGCTCGAGATCGTATGTTAAGGACGATGACGAGGAAGAGATTGGTTTGTCGTCGCCGACGTCAACGTTGTGTTATAAAAGAGGGTTTACTTCGTCAATGGGGAGTATGAAGAGAGCTTTGTCTTCTGTTCTTAGCTATCGATCTAGTCGTAATGATCTTAGATTGATTTAA